GAATGACTCGGGGCAAACCTTGAGCTGAAGATGTTGCAAGCGTGGCTAATGAATCAACATGTGTGTTCCCACTCCTAGATATATGCATCAAGGAAAAAGAGTCAAGTTTGGATTGTAAACACCTGACACGAGTCAAATATttttgcattcttggatctctagcATCTAATGTCCCCACCACTTGGCCCACGACTAACTGagaatctgagaacatttggactgattttctccccattttttgAACCATATCCATCCCAACCAATatagcttcgtactcagcctcattattagtggctgaGAATCCCAATCTCAGCGATTTCTCGAACGTAAGCCCCTCTGGAGACACAAGAACTAGTCCCACCCCTAACCCTCTTGGTTCGCCGCCCCATCAACATGAACTTTCCAAATTGGGAATTTCTTACATgagatcacaccaactgatttttcatctgTGTGCAACCCTTTTACACTTTCTTCCAATGAAGGCTCagcgaattctgccaccaaatcagcaaggactTGGCCTTTCACAGAGGTGCGAAGcatatacttaatatcaaaagccccccAGGATAGTTCCCCATTTTGCGATCCTCCCTAAGTAATCGGCACTTCGCAATACCAACTTGAGAGGGAGCTGAGTCAAAACAACAACTGTGTGGGATtagaaatagtgaggaagcttacGCGTAGCATGCATTACAGCCAGAATCGCTTTCTCCAATGATAAATAACGCACTTCAGCTtcatgcagagatttgcttacatagtaAACTGGTCTCTGTATACCACTATCGTCCCTATTAAAACCAAGCTGACGACATGAATGGCCACTGCTATAtacgcaaacaggatttcatccacctctggccgagacatgatgggtggtcgAGAAAGATACTCTTTAAGTTGTTGAATAGCTAAGGCACATTCCTCAGTCCATtcgaatcccttccacttattcggCAACTGGAAGGAAGGTCTACATCTATCAGCGGATCGAGAAATAAACCTGTTGAGGGCAGCAGTCATCCCTATTagcttctgaacttcctttagATTCCAAGGAGGTTGCAAGCTGTTAATTGCCCTGACTTGTGTCGGATTtacttctattcctctatgagtcaccatgtagcctaggaatttACCAGAGCCTAtgccaaaagagcatttagaggcgttaaggcgcaacctGTACTTCCTCAAAGTCTGAAAAGTATCattcaaatctttcacatgcatggGCACGaccttgcttttcaccaccatgtcatccacacacacttcaatagtctttcccagctgcgactcgaacatcctggtcatcatcctttgataggtagcccctgctttttttaaaccaaatggcatcaccttgtaatGATAATTCCTCGTAGAAGTAATGAAGgttgttttctcctgatcatctAGTGCCAAAGCtatttggtgatagccttggaaagtatccaaaaaactcatccgaggatgtctaactgtagcatccaccaattgatctatgcgaggcattgggaacgagtccttaggacaagccttgttcaagTCCATGAAGttcacacatactctccactttccgttctttTTCTTTACCACTACTGTGTGCACCAACCATTctggataaaaaaaaacttccttaaTTGCCccttgagcacctcctccttgacaaCCTCGGCATGCTCCTCagaggaacgccgaggtggttgcctccttggGACAACGGtaggattgacattcaaatgatggcagATAAAGCTCGGATCAACCCTAGGGGCATCATAGGGATCCCAAGCAAATACGtcaatattgtttttcaaaaacaaaaccaattcCCCCTTCTCTTGATGCGGCAGCCGAGCAccaacctgaaagaactttTCAGGGTCATCATCTATAAGAAACCTCTCTAACTCTTCACATGTTGCCTCTTCTGCTGTCACCGCACTGGGGGCATCCAGAAACATTAATTGCTATAAATCCTCCATAGCTGAGACCGAGGACTCTAGTTCGGCTTGATGCAGTATTGCAGCCAATATACACTGTCTTGCTACTGATTGActcccaagaatttcttcgatcAGTTCCCTCGACGGGAACTTCACTTTAACATGAAGAGTTGAGGATATAGCACctagagcatgcagccaaggccttgccaagatggccgtgtatggggaataagcgtcaaccacaatgaaatccacatcgACTGTTTCCGGACCTGACTGCACAGGcaaacgaatttgtccctttggtatgacagctttcccttcaaaacttattagtgGTGAATCATAAGCTGTAAGATCTTTGAGCTTTAAATTAAGCCCCTTAAAcagatcagggtacataatatctgcaccgCTACCCTAATTAACCATTActctcctcacatcatagtccCCTATCCTCAGTGTAACCACCAGGGCATCGTCATGTAGCtgaatggtcccaaccttatcctcatctGAGAAGCCCAAAATTGGTGGAGTACTccctttaatcctcttcggaCTCAAGCCAGACTCCTCGGTGAGAATATGTGATACggacatcaccctagtaggacaggaGCCAGTCCTGCCCAGATCAGCgaaaatgacattaatcgttcccaagggagGCCAAGATGAGTTGTTCCCTTGATTAATCGAACCTGAATGGCTTCCTTGCCCATTAGGCTGATACAAaaattgcttcaactttccttcactaactaactgctccaaatggttccataATGTCCGgcaattctcggtagtatgacctaCGTCCTGATGATATTGACAAATGAGATTCTGATTCCACTTCATAG
This portion of the Castanea sativa cultivar Marrone di Chiusa Pesio chromosome 7, ASM4071231v1 genome encodes:
- the LOC142644055 gene encoding uncharacterized protein LOC142644055 — its product is MAGDPMKWNQNLICQYHQDVGHTTENCRTLWNHLEQLVSEGKLKQFLYQPNGQGSHSGSINQGNNSSWPPLGTINVIFADLGRTGSCPTRVMSVSHILTEESGLSPKRIKGSTPPILGFSDEDKVGTIQLHDDALVVTLRIGDYDVRRVMVN